The Rufibacter sp. DG15C region CACGTGCAACTCCGTGAGGCCCATGTGCGCCACCTCCATGTCCACCAAGCTCTGCGGAATCACGCCTACCACTTCGCCGCCGCCGGCCAGGACCGCGTCTGCAATCACGCCCATTAGGCCTACTTTTCCGCCGCCGTATACCAGCTTTATTCCTTTCTGCGCGAACATTGTTCCTAAGGTGTGGGCGGCTTCTTGGTAAACAGGATTATGGCCACTGCTGGCGCCGCAAAATATGGCTATGCTTTTCATGATGGACAAACGTTAGATATGGTCACAAAAATAGGAAAGGTTCTTTACCTGAGTCCAAGAACCACATTGTCTTTTTGTAAACTTTCACCAGTGACACCTTCACAAAGCATGCTTCGGCCACACATCTTTCCAGAAAAGAAATTGCTTATCTAACTGCCTCTAAAACAGATGCCACCTTTCCCGATTTCGGCTTAGTTTCTGGGAAACAGGCTAAAAACGACCAATTCTCCCTGCCCCCGATTCAAAGGCTGCCCGTGCACAGTATTTACACCTACGCGTTTATTCCGTATGTAAAAAGGAGCCCCTTTCCTCTGTAGCAGACTTGTAGAATTATTTTGTGCCCTTGCTTGACGTAGATGGAAGACCTTGCGGCAACTCACCTCCCAGCGCTCATCACAGACTTGGCCTTTATTCTGGGCACAGCCGGCATTACTACGCTCATTTTCAAGAAACTGAAACAACCGTTGGTGCTGGGCTATATTTTGGCTGGATTGCTGGTGGGCCCAAATTTCACCTTTCTGCCTTCCATCACAGACGGCAAGACCATTAGGGTCTGGGGAGAGATTGGCGTTATTTTTCTGCTGTTCAACCTGGGGTTGGAATTCAGTTTCAAGAAGCTGGCCAAGGTGGGCGGCACGGCCTCCATTACCGCCATTACTGAGTTGTTAGGCATGATGATCCTGGGCTTTGCCACCGGCCAACTGTTGGAATGGGACACCATCAACAGCATGTTTCTGGGCGGCATCATGGCCATCTCCTCTACCACCATCATCTTGCGGGCCTTTGACGAGTTAGGCGTGAAAACGCAGAAGTTCACGGGCGTGGTGTTTGGCGTGTTGATTGTGGAAGACCTGGTGGCCATTTTACTGTTGGTGTTACTGTCTACCGTGGCCGTGAGCCAGCAGTTTGGCGGCGAGGCCCTGCTCATGGCCATGCTCAAACTGGCCTTCTTCTTGTCTATCTGGTTTCTGGGCGGCATTTACCTGGTGCCTTCTTTTCTACGCAAGGCCAGCAAACTCATGAACGCCGAGACCTTGCTCATCATTTCGGTGGCTTTGTGTCTGCTCATGGTGGTGTTGGCCTCTGAGGCTGGCTTCTCGCCGGCGTTGGGCGCGTTCATCATGGGCTCCATTCTGGCTGAGACGGTGTTTAGTGAAAAAATTGAGCACCTGACTAAATCTGTGAAGGATCTCTTTGGGGCGGTGTTCTTTGTGTCTGTGGGCATGCTCATTAATTTGGCCACTCTGGCAGACTACATAGGCCCTATACTCCTGATTTCTGGCATGCTCATTCTAGGCAAATGCACGTTTAGCACGGTGGGCGCCTTAATTTCTGGACAACCGCTCAAGCAAGCTATCCAAGTGGGGCTCAGCCTGACGCAGATTGGGGAGTTCTCCTTTATCATTGCCACCTTGGGCGTCACGTTGGGCGTCACCAGCCATTACCTCTACCCAATTGCGGTGGCAGTGTCTGCCTTGACTACGTTTACCACGCCGTTTCTGATTAGATCAGCAGAGCCGCTCGCCAACTTTCTGGACCAGAAGCTCCCCCATCACTGGCGAACCAGAATTAACAACTACAGCACCAGCGCGCAGGCAATCAGCAACGCCACAGACTGGCAGTTGGTCTTACGGTCCTTCGCGCAGATCATTGTCACCAATTCTGTGATTCTGATAGGCATGATCCTTATCAACACGCAGTACCTGGGACCGTTGCTGACGGTGACTATCGCTAATCCCTTATGGGGAAATCTGCTCACGGTTTTTATAGCGCTGGTCCTCATGTCGCCGTTCATCTATGCCCTTTCCATTAGACGCATAAGAACCAGGGCATACTCCCGGCTTTGGCGCGACAAGAAGTATACCCGTGGGCCGTTGTTGGTTTTGGAAATTGCGCGCATCTTGCTGGCGCTCGTGTTTGTGGGTCTACTGCTGGATCAGCTCTTCTCCTTACAAGTGGCGCTTATCATAGCGGCCGTTCTCATTGGTATTATTTTCCCCATGCTCACGCAGCGGTTGCGCAAGACCTATGACCGCATTGAGCGCCGCTTCTTGACCAACCTCCATGCCCGTGAACTAGAGAATGAATCGCCGGTGAAGAAGATCCTGCCTTGGGATGCCCACTTGGCAGAGTTTAGGGTAAGCCCCGAGTCGTATTTTGCCGGCAGAACGTTGATTGACTTGGCCCTGCGTGAACGGTTTGGCATTAACATAGCCCGCATAGAGCGCGGCAGAACCATCATTCCCGTTCCGCGCGGCACCGAGTACCTGTACCCCATGGACCGCATCACGGTGATTGGCACAGATGAGCAACTAGCCGAGTTCAAGCCGCACGTGGAGATTGAGGCCCCGGAAATGGACATGACCTTTGACCAGCCAGACATCTCCCTGCGGCAGTTGACGGTAGACAAGAAATTCCCCTTCCTGCAGCAAAGCATTCGGGACTCGGGCATCCGTGAAAAGACCAATGGCCTGGTGGTGGGCATTGAGCGCCACGGCGAACGCATCTTAAACCCAGAACCCAACACCATCTTTGAGCCCGATGATATTGTCTGGCTAGCCGGTGATACGCGGTTGATTAAATCTATTGACAGTTAAAATCACAGCAGCGCTATTATTTTAGAATGACGTTTTTGGCCCGTTTTACAGAAAATAGCCTAAAAACGAAAAGCGGAAGTTGTTTGCACAACTTCCGCTTTTCTATCAAATAGAGAAGGCATTTTCACATCTCCTCATTTACAAATCTTCACATCACTTAGTAGGCTCTGGCAAAGTACACGCGTCTGCTGGAAGGTTTGCCCGTCACCATGTCAACGCCTTCTTCCTCTGGCGTGTCCAAAGCGATGCAACGAATGGTGGCTTTGGTTTCTTCCTTGATGCGCTCCTCGGTCTCAGGTGTGCCGTCCCAGTGCGCTAGGATGAAGCCTGGCTTCTCGTCTAGCAAGCGCTTGAACTCATCATAAGAATCTACCTTGGTGGTGTTAGCCTCTCTAAAGTCAAAGGCGCGCTGGTAGATGTTGGCTTGGATCTCATCTAACAAAGCTGGAATCAAATTCACCAAGTCATCAAACTGTTGCGAGGTTTTCTCTTTGGTATCACGGCGGGCCACTTCGGCGGTGCCGTTCTCCAGGTCACGCCCCCCGATGGCGATACGTACCGGCACGCCTTTCAATTCCCACTCGGCAAACTTAAATCCGGGACGCTCCGTGTCACGGTCGTCAAACTTCACAGAGATGCCTTTGGCTTCCAGTTGTTTTTTCAGGGCCAAGACTTTCTCAGAAATCTGGGCCAGTTGCTCTTCGCCTTTGTAGATTGGCACAATCACCACTTGGATAGGCGCCAACTTTGGAGGCAATACCAAACCTTCGTCATCTGAGTGGGCCATTACCAAGGCTCCCATCAAGCGGGTACTCACCCCCCAAGAGGTTCCCCATACGTATTCCAAGCCGCCTTCTTTGGTGGCATATTTCACATCAAACGCTTGCGCGAAGTTCTGCCCTAAAAAGTGAGAGGTGCCGGCCTGCAAGGCTTTTCCGTCTTGCATCAAGCCTTCAATGCAATAGGTATCCAAGGCCCCCGCAAAGCGCTCATTTGGGGTTTTTTTGCCGCGTACCACTGGCAGAGCCAAGAAATTCTCCGCAAAATCAGCGTACACGTGTAGCATGCGTTCGGTTTCTTCTACGGCTTCTTGGGCGGTGGCGTGGGCGGTATGGCCTTCTTGCCACAGGAACTCAGCGGTGCGCAAGAACAGGCGCGTACGCATTTCCCAGCGCACTACGTTCGCCCATTGATTAATGAGCAACGGCAAGTCGCGGTAGCTTTGAATCCAGCCTTTGTAGGTGCTCCAGATGATGGCCTCTGAGGTAGGACGAACAATCAGCTCCTCTTCTAGTTTAGCATTTGGATCTACGCGCAGTTTGCCCGGTTTGTCAGGGTCGTTTTGCAGGCGGTAGTGGGTGACTACGGCGCACTCTTTGGCAAAGCCTTCGGCGTTCTGCTCTTCGGCCTCAAACAAACTTTTAGGCACAAACAGCGGGAAATAGGCGTTGGAGTGCCCGGTCGCTTTGAACATATCATCCAAGACCCGCTGCATTTTCTCCCAGATGGCGTAGCCGTACGGTTTAATGACCATACAGCCGCGCACGGCCGAGTTTTCTGCCAGTCCGGCCCGTTTTACCAACTCATTGTACCACAGGGAATAATCCTCACTGCGCTTAGGCAACCCTTTGCTCATTTTATGTATCTTTACTGAAGTGAATTATAGAACGAATCTTGTATAATTCGGCATAGAATTTGCTTATTTTCTAGAGCCTACTCATACCTTTTCGGCTCAAAAATACGTTAATATATTATAATAGAAACGTTGGCGAACCGGATACTAGTGATACTTGGCTCCTGTGTTTGAATAAAGCGTCCTTACCCAACTACTCTTTTACCTGTACTATAATGAACCACTTTACAAATAAAGTCCTGTTGCTACCTCTGCTGGGTTTCTTGGTGGCGGGCTGTAGCACATCCTCTAACTTGCAGACAAGTGAGACAGATGATGTTTATTTTTCGTCCAAAGACAAAGTCACCTACGTGGAGCCCACGTATGAGCAGCGTTCAGAAGATGCTGGCCAGTACCAGAGTTCTTCTGAGGACATCACGGAACGGGTAAGCGACCCAGAGACCTACCAAGACGACCGCCGTTCCCGTAGGAGCGACGACCCCTACCAGTATTCATATTACGACGCGCCGTTTGGCAACCCCTATTACGCTTATTCCCCTTACTATTCTCCTGCCAGGTATTACTCCCGCGCGGCTATGTATGACCCGTGGTATGATCCATTCTACGACCCGTTCTACAGACCTGTGGTTATGTATGATCCCTTCTGGCCGCGCCCAATGTACAGCGGGGTGATGATTTCTATTGGCTTAGGCTGGAGAAACCCTTGGGGCTATGGCTACGGATACAACCCCTATAGATATGGCTATGGGTATAATTCTTACCGCTATGGTGGCTACTATGACGGTTATTACAGAGGAGATGTGTATGCTCGCAAAGTAAACTATGGCCCGCGCCATGACAGAGCTTCTAGCGTGGGCGTGGGCTCAGCGTCCAGAACAGGATCACGAGATAGCAGAAATTCAGTTTCTACTTCTGGCACCAGAAATTCCCGTACGGCGCCAGACGGCGTGATTAGACCTTCACGCAGTTCTGACGGAACAGCCTACCCAACCCGTAGACGCACAGATTCTAACCCAGACCGAGTGGAAGGCACGCAACAGAACTCCAACTCACGCTCTACTGAGGGCCAAAGCGCACCGCCGGCAAGACGCCGCCGAGACACGCCAGAAACCGCCAGCCAAGGGCAGAGTCAGCCGCGGGTGCAGCCACGTACGTCTTATGAGCCGTCACGTACTTCTGAACCCTCTCGTTCAACCTATGAACCATCCCGTTCTAGCTCTTCTTCCTCTTCCTCAGGAAGCAGTGGCAGCAGCAGCTCTGGTTCAAGCTCAGGGTCTTCTAGAAGAGGCCGAAACTAATTTTCACTCCCAATCTAAAACATGAAAAAATATAGCATCCTTCTGGCCTGCCTGGCATTGCTAGGCAGTGCTGGAGAGGGCTTTGCCCAGAACGAGGCAGACGTCCTTAGATACTCCCGCACAGATTTTGGTGGCACTGCCCGTACGTTAGGTCTTAGCGGCGCCAGTGTAGCCCTTGGCGGCGATGCCGGCACCTTTCTCTCTAACCCTGCTGGTTTAGGCTTGTTTAGACGGTCAGAAGTGACGGTGTCTGCGGGTTTGAATTTCAATGAGGCCAACAGCACGGTGTATGGCACTTCAGCCGTAGATTCCCGCAATAACCTGAATGTTCCTCAGCTGGCCATCGTCATTTCTAGACGCAAGGCAGATGACGAGGAAGGCGATTGGCGCTCTGGTTCTTTTGGCGTGGGCTATACCCGGTTGAATAACTTTAACCAGCGTACCGTTTACGCAGGCACCAGCCCGGCCACGGCTTTGAAGTTTGGTGAGTATGCCGCCCAATTGGCCAATAGAAATGGACTAAGCCCCAACGGCAATCCTGTTACGTTACAAGATCTAGCTTTTGACACGTATCTAATTGATGAGGATGATGCGGGGTTTTTCTCTCCTAACTTAAACAATGAGAACCCTTTCTCAGAAACCATACAAACCAGCGGTTCTCAAAACCAATTTGACTTGTCTTACGGGGCTAGCTTTAGAGACAAGCTTTTCTTAGGGGCCTCTGTGGGCATTACGTCCATCCGGTATAAGCGTGTAAGAACCTATTCAGAACAAGACCCCGCTACAGATATCACAGATCTTACCTTGCGTGATGAATTACTCACAGAAGGCTCTGGGGTGATGTTGAAAGCTGGTGCTATTTACAGACCAAATGATGCCGTACGGTTTGGGGTGTCTGTGCAGACACCTACGTGGTACACCCTAAGAGACAGTTACAACACCAGCTTAGAGGTGAACTTTAGAAATGAGCCTTCTGCTGGCGTAGGGGTCAACCAGTTTGCCTATACAGACCCGGGGGAGTTTGAATACAATTTAACCACTCCTTTTAGAGCAAGCGCTGGAACAGCCGTATTCATTGGAAAGAATGGATTCATCACTGCTGACGTGGAGTACGTTGACTATTCAAATGGCCGATTGAGCGCAGATGACTACTCTTACCGTGATGAGAATGCCACTACCAAATCTGTGTACAATAGTGCCCTTAACTACCGCATTGGTGCCGAAGGACGGTTTGATGTCTTTAGGGTAAGAGCCGGCTACGGGTTATATGGCGATCCTTTTGATGATGAGGACGTGGACCAGTCTAAAACTTTCTTAACAGGTGGCGTGGGCATTAAGCAGAATAACTACTTCTTAGATGCAGCCTTGGTGTATAGCAAATACAAGAGCCTCTACTCTCCTTTCACCAACGCTGAGATTAATGACGCCAATTCTGAGTATTATAACTTGACTACTCCCCTAGTGACCACAGATAACAAAAATACCAGCTTTGTGGTAACCTTCGGTTGGAATTTCTAAGCACCGTTTTTGGCCTGTTTCTTGGAAAACAGGCCAAAAACGAATACAAAAGAGAAGGCCTCTCCTGAATGTTCAGGAGAGGCCTTCTATATTTAGTGCTTAGTATGAAATTAAATATGAATAGCTCTGTTTTCTGTAGCAGCTAAACAGGCTTCTTTCATGGCCTCGGTGTAGGTTGGGTGGGCATGGCTCATGCGGGCGATGTCCTCAGCTGACGCTCTGAACTCCATGGCGACTACGGCCTCAGCAATCATATCAGCGGCGCGAGGCCCAATCATGTGCACACCCAGAATCTCATCTGTCTGCGCATCTGCCAATACCTTCACAAACCCATCGGTATCCATAGACGCTTTGGCGCGGCCAGAGGCTTTGAACGGGAAAGATCCTGCTTTGTAGGCACGACCCTGCTCTTTCAATTGTTCCTCATTAAGACCAACTCCGGCTACTTCTGGCCACGTGTAGACTACACCCGGTATCAGGTTATAGTTGATGTGCGGCTTCTGACCGACAATCTGCTCGGCTACTAGCACGCCTTCTTCTTCGGCTTTGTGCGCCAGCATCGCTCCGCGTACCACGTCGCCTATGGCATAGATGCCCGGTACGTTGGTTTGCAGGTGGTCGTCTACGGCAATCATGCCGCGCTCGGCTAGCTGAACGCCGGCGTTCTCTAGGCCCAGGCCTTCGGTGTACGGCTTACGGCCCACAGACACCAAGCAGTAGTCGCCTTCCATGGTAATGGTTTCGCCTTTAGGGGTTTCTGCGGTTACTTTTACCACATCGCCTTCTACCTGCGCACCCGTCACTTTATGCCCGAAGAAGAATTGGAAGCCCAAGGTCTTCTTTAAGACGCGCTGTAACTCTTTGCCCAAGGCACGGTCCATGGTAGGAATTAATGCATCTGTGTATTCTACCACAGACACTTTAGCACCCAGACGCGCATAAACAGAGCCCAGTTCCAGGCCAATCACGCCGCCGCCGATCACTACCATGTGCTTTGGCACCTCTTTCAAAGTCAAGGCCTCGGTAGATGTGATGATGCGGTTCTTGTCGATAGGCAGGAATGGCAGGCTCACCGGCTTAGAACCTGTGGCGATAATGGTCTTATCGGTTTCTAGCTGCTGTTCGGCGCCGTCCTGACCTGTAATTTTGATGGTGTTTTTGTTCACGAAAGAGCCAAGACCGTTGTACACGTCAATCTTGTTCTTCTTCATGAGGTAGGCAATACCGTCGTTGTTGGACTTAATCACGCCGCTTTTGCGGGTAATCATCTGCTCCAGGTTCACCTGCAGGTTCTCCAGCTCAATCCCGTGCTCTTTGAAGGTATGCGCGGCGTTGTGGAAGTGCTCAGAGGAATCCAGCAAAGCCTTAGATGGAATACAGCCCACGTTCAAGCAAGTACCACCCAAAACCGAATATTTCTCAATGATGGCTGTTTTCAGACCCAACTGTGCGCACCGCACGGCGGCTACATAACCACCCGGACCCGAACCAATGACCGTTACATCGTATTTCATGCTCTTATCTTTTTATGTAAAGAAAGGCCCCGCATCCACTTGTATAAGCAGTACGGAGCCTTTCGTTTTTAACCTATTTTTATAGAAAACACGCCTAAAACGGAAATTAAACTCCTAATAGCAAACGCATTGGGTCTTCCAGCAATTCCTTTACTCTAACTAGGAAGCTAACCGACTCACGACCATCAATGATGCGGTGGTCATACGATAGCGCTAAATACATCATCGGACGGATTTCCACTTGGTTATTGATGGCTACTGGGCGGTTCACGATGTTGTGCATACCCAAAATAGCCGATTGTGGTGCGTTGATGATAGGCGTTGACATCATAGACCCGAACACACCACCATTAGTGATGGTGAAGGTACCACCAGTCATCTCGTCAATGCCCAGTTTGTTCTCACGCGCACGCTTAGCTAGACGCACTACTTCTTTCTCAATACCGTCCAAGCTGAGGCCTTCAGCGTTACGGATAACCGGAACTACCAAGCCTTTAGGCGCAGACACGGCAATGGAAATGTCGCAGAAGTCATTGAAGATCATCTCGCCGCCGTCAATCTGAGCATTTACCGCTGGCCACTCTTTCAAGGCTACAGTACACGCCTTGATGAAGAAGGACATGAAGCCCAGACCAACTTCGTGTTTCTCTTTGAACGTCTCTTTGTATTTAGCTCTGATGTCCATGATCGGTTTCATGTCAACCTCATTGAAGGTAGTCAACATGGCCGTCTCATTCTTCACCAACACCAATCTACGGGCGACTGTTTTGCGCAAGGAGCTCATTTTCTCTCGGCGTGAGTTTCTTGAACCCGCCACCGCTGGTGCCTGAGCTTGGGAAGTTGCTGCTGGAGCAGAAGCAGCCGTTGGCTGAGCGGCTGGAGTTGCCGGACGAGCCTGAGCGTTCTGTGCGTCTGCTTTGGTGATGCGTCCGTCACGGCCAGAACCGCTTACATCAGATGCTGAGATGCCTTTTTCAGAAAGGATTTTCCCGGCCGCTGGAGATGGTGTGCCGCTGGCATAGGTAGAAGCACCGCCTGCTGGGGCAGAAGCCGCTTGGGCTGGCTGCGCCGCAGGAGCACTTGCTTTTGGTGCCGAGGCACCAGAACCAGCGCCTACCTCAATGCGGCAGATAGTAGCACCAATCTCAACAGTTTCGCCTTCCTGGGCCACAATACGCAACACGCCGGCGGCCTCAGCGGGTAGTTCAAACGTAGCTTTGTCAGATTCCAGTTCGCATAGCACTTCGTCCATGTTCACTTGGTCACCATCGGCTTTCAACCATTTGGCAATAGTCACCTCGGTGATAGACTCGCCTACGGTTGGGATTTTGATATCAATGGTCTGACCGGTACCAGTTGCGCTACCGCCTTCCATAGGTTGGTTTTGGGCATCGCGGCTGGGTACTTGCTCGGCTAGAGTGGTGCTCTGTGGGTCAGAAACGGTTTTAGATTCTACCATTCCTTCTTGCGTAGTGGCAGCGGCTGGCTTAGGGGCTGAGGCACCGGCGCCAGAACCTTCAATCACGCAGATAACCGCACCAACCGGAATGGTATCTCCTTCTTGTGCTTGGATACGAAGCACTCCGGCAGCTTCGGCGGGCAGTTCAAAGGTGGCCTTGTCTGACTCCAGCTCACAGATGATTTCATCCATGGCTACCTGGTCACCGTCTTGCTTTAACCATTTGGCAACGGTTACCTCGGTGATGGATTCACCGACTACCGGCACTTTCACTTCTAATGACATATCTTTTTGATTAAGATTAACTTAATACGCTTCCGTTTTTGGGCTATTTCCTGAAAAGTAGCACAAAAACGGAAGCTTTCTTTCTTAATTATATTGCAAATGCTTTTTCAACTATGGCGCGTTGCTCTTTCTGGTGCACCTTGTTGTACCCAGTGGCCGGCGATGAGCTTGATTTACGTGAAACCACGTCTACCACCTCATTGCGCATCACGCTCAAGATGTACGTCCAGGCACCCATATTATATGGCTCTTCCTGTACCCAGTATACTTGGGCGTTCGGGTATTTGGCCAGCTCAGCCTGCAACTGCACTTTAGGGAACGGATGCAACTGCTCCAAACGGATAATGGCCACGTCTGTACGACCTGTTTTTTGTTGTTCTTCCAACAGGTCATAGTACAC contains the following coding sequences:
- a CDS encoding cation:proton antiporter, with translation MEDLAATHLPALITDLAFILGTAGITTLIFKKLKQPLVLGYILAGLLVGPNFTFLPSITDGKTIRVWGEIGVIFLLFNLGLEFSFKKLAKVGGTASITAITELLGMMILGFATGQLLEWDTINSMFLGGIMAISSTTIILRAFDELGVKTQKFTGVVFGVLIVEDLVAILLLVLLSTVAVSQQFGGEALLMAMLKLAFFLSIWFLGGIYLVPSFLRKASKLMNAETLLIISVALCLLMVVLASEAGFSPALGAFIMGSILAETVFSEKIEHLTKSVKDLFGAVFFVSVGMLINLATLADYIGPILLISGMLILGKCTFSTVGALISGQPLKQAIQVGLSLTQIGEFSFIIATLGVTLGVTSHYLYPIAVAVSALTTFTTPFLIRSAEPLANFLDQKLPHHWRTRINNYSTSAQAISNATDWQLVLRSFAQIIVTNSVILIGMILINTQYLGPLLTVTIANPLWGNLLTVFIALVLMSPFIYALSIRRIRTRAYSRLWRDKKYTRGPLLVLEIARILLALVFVGLLLDQLFSLQVALIIAAVLIGIIFPMLTQRLRKTYDRIERRFLTNLHARELENESPVKKILPWDAHLAEFRVSPESYFAGRTLIDLALRERFGINIARIERGRTIIPVPRGTEYLYPMDRITVIGTDEQLAEFKPHVEIEAPEMDMTFDQPDISLRQLTVDKKFPFLQQSIRDSGIREKTNGLVVGIERHGERILNPEPNTIFEPDDIVWLAGDTRLIKSIDS
- the proS gene encoding proline--tRNA ligase, which translates into the protein MSKGLPKRSEDYSLWYNELVKRAGLAENSAVRGCMVIKPYGYAIWEKMQRVLDDMFKATGHSNAYFPLFVPKSLFEAEEQNAEGFAKECAVVTHYRLQNDPDKPGKLRVDPNAKLEEELIVRPTSEAIIWSTYKGWIQSYRDLPLLINQWANVVRWEMRTRLFLRTAEFLWQEGHTAHATAQEAVEETERMLHVYADFAENFLALPVVRGKKTPNERFAGALDTYCIEGLMQDGKALQAGTSHFLGQNFAQAFDVKYATKEGGLEYVWGTSWGVSTRLMGALVMAHSDDEGLVLPPKLAPIQVVIVPIYKGEEQLAQISEKVLALKKQLEAKGISVKFDDRDTERPGFKFAEWELKGVPVRIAIGGRDLENGTAEVARRDTKEKTSQQFDDLVNLIPALLDEIQANIYQRAFDFREANTTKVDSYDEFKRLLDEKPGFILAHWDGTPETEERIKEETKATIRCIALDTPEEEGVDMVTGKPSSRRVYFARAY
- a CDS encoding OmpP1/FadL family transporter, producing the protein MKKYSILLACLALLGSAGEGFAQNEADVLRYSRTDFGGTARTLGLSGASVALGGDAGTFLSNPAGLGLFRRSEVTVSAGLNFNEANSTVYGTSAVDSRNNLNVPQLAIVISRRKADDEEGDWRSGSFGVGYTRLNNFNQRTVYAGTSPATALKFGEYAAQLANRNGLSPNGNPVTLQDLAFDTYLIDEDDAGFFSPNLNNENPFSETIQTSGSQNQFDLSYGASFRDKLFLGASVGITSIRYKRVRTYSEQDPATDITDLTLRDELLTEGSGVMLKAGAIYRPNDAVRFGVSVQTPTWYTLRDSYNTSLEVNFRNEPSAGVGVNQFAYTDPGEFEYNLTTPFRASAGTAVFIGKNGFITADVEYVDYSNGRLSADDYSYRDENATTKSVYNSALNYRIGAEGRFDVFRVRAGYGLYGDPFDDEDVDQSKTFLTGGVGIKQNNYFLDAALVYSKYKSLYSPFTNAEINDANSEYYNLTTPLVTTDNKNTSFVVTFGWNF
- the lpdA gene encoding dihydrolipoyl dehydrogenase, which translates into the protein MKYDVTVIGSGPGGYVAAVRCAQLGLKTAIIEKYSVLGGTCLNVGCIPSKALLDSSEHFHNAAHTFKEHGIELENLQVNLEQMITRKSGVIKSNNDGIAYLMKKNKIDVYNGLGSFVNKNTIKITGQDGAEQQLETDKTIIATGSKPVSLPFLPIDKNRIITSTEALTLKEVPKHMVVIGGGVIGLELGSVYARLGAKVSVVEYTDALIPTMDRALGKELQRVLKKTLGFQFFFGHKVTGAQVEGDVVKVTAETPKGETITMEGDYCLVSVGRKPYTEGLGLENAGVQLAERGMIAVDDHLQTNVPGIYAIGDVVRGAMLAHKAEEEGVLVAEQIVGQKPHINYNLIPGVVYTWPEVAGVGLNEEQLKEQGRAYKAGSFPFKASGRAKASMDTDGFVKVLADAQTDEILGVHMIGPRAADMIAEAVVAMEFRASAEDIARMSHAHPTYTEAMKEACLAATENRAIHI
- the odhB gene encoding 2-oxoglutarate dehydrogenase complex dihydrolipoyllysine-residue succinyltransferase, which gives rise to MSLEVKVPVVGESITEVTVAKWLKQDGDQVAMDEIICELESDKATFELPAEAAGVLRIQAQEGDTIPVGAVICVIEGSGAGASAPKPAAATTQEGMVESKTVSDPQSTTLAEQVPSRDAQNQPMEGGSATGTGQTIDIKIPTVGESITEVTIAKWLKADGDQVNMDEVLCELESDKATFELPAEAAGVLRIVAQEGETVEIGATICRIEVGAGSGASAPKASAPAAQPAQAASAPAGGASTYASGTPSPAAGKILSEKGISASDVSGSGRDGRITKADAQNAQARPATPAAQPTAASAPAATSQAQAPAVAGSRNSRREKMSSLRKTVARRLVLVKNETAMLTTFNEVDMKPIMDIRAKYKETFKEKHEVGLGFMSFFIKACTVALKEWPAVNAQIDGGEMIFNDFCDISIAVSAPKGLVVPVIRNAEGLSLDGIEKEVVRLAKRARENKLGIDEMTGGTFTITNGGVFGSMMSTPIINAPQSAILGMHNIVNRPVAINNQVEIRPMMYLALSYDHRIIDGRESVSFLVRVKELLEDPMRLLLGV